One uncultured Methanobrevibacter sp. genomic window, TAAAAGCAGTACTGGACCAAGTTTCCTCATTAACTATTCAAAGTTCTTGGATGAGAAATTATTGAAACCAGGTTCAAGAGTAGCTTTAAATCAACAAACCTTTGGTGTTGTTGAAGTATTGCCTTCTGAAAAGGATGCAAATGTTTCAGGTATGGAAATTGACACCAAACCTGATGTAACCTATGATGTGATTGGTGGTTTGGATGATCAAATCATTGAAGTTAAGGAAACAGTGGAATTACCTTTAAAACATCCTGAATTGTTTGAAAAGGTAGGTATTGACCCACCTAAAGGTATTCTATTGTATGGTCCTCCAGGAACTGGTAAGACCTTGCTTGCTAAGGCAGTGGCTAACGAAACAAATGCAACATTCATTAAGGTTGTTGCTTCTGAATTCGTAAAGAAATATATTGGTGAAGGAGCAAGAATGGTTAGAGAAGTGTTTGAGCTTGCTAAGGAAAAGGCACCAAGTATCATCTTCATTGACGAGCTTGATGCAGTGGCTGCACAAAGACTTAAAAGTTCCACCAGTGGAGATAGAGAAGTTCAAAGAACTCTCATGCAATTGCTTGCAGAATTGGATGGATTTGAATCCCGTGGGGATATTGGTATCATTGGTGCTACCAACAGACCGGATATATTGGACCCAGCATTGCTCAGACCTGGAAGATTCGACAGATTCATTGAAGTTCCAGCTCCAAATGAAGAAGGAAGACTTGAGATTCTCAAAATCCATACCAAGAGAATGAACTTGTCTTCTGATATTGATTTAAATGATATTGTAGCTCTTACAGAAGGATTCGCTGGTGCAGACTTAAAGGCTATCTGTACAGAAGCAGGTATGTTTGCTATCCGTGAAGAAAGAGACCATATCATTATGGCAGACTTTGAGGATGCTATTAACAAGATTTTAGGTAAAAATAAGGAAGGCCAATTAGATGACAATGGCGGAGTAATGTTCGGATAATTTCGAACTTACTTTTCATTTTTTTAATTTTTTTATTTATTTTAATTCTATTTTTTATATTTTCATACTCATTAAATGGCCTGTGATGAACCCTATGAGCTCTGATACGTGATGAATGATGGGCGATCTGAGGCCATTTTATTCTTATTTTTTTTAAATTATTTTTATTTCTTTTTTTAATTCTTCTTTTTTTATTTTTTTATATTTTTATTCTTCTTTTTTTATTTTTTATTATTATTCTTTTAATTTATTTCACTTTTTTTAAGTTTATCTAACTTATTTTCTCTTGATTTATTCAATTTTAACCTATTCTTTTACATAAACTATATTTAAAATAAAAATTATAAATATAAACTAATGTTTGGTAAAGATAAAAAAGAAGAATTTCATGAAAAAATATTATATGAGGCACAACCTAATATTTTTGTCTATTCAAAAGGAATTTTAATATCAATGTTTGTTCTCGGATTTTTATTTTTCTTGTATTCTGCGGGTATTCAATACATTGGGAACATGAATGTCTATTTGATTGAATCAACTAAAGTTCCAATGACACGTTATTTTGCAATAGCTGTGTTTATCTTAATAATGATTGTATTGCTATACATCATATTAAAGCTTTTAATCTGGACTTCAATCAAGTATACAATCACTGAAAGCAGAGTGATTGTTGAGAAGGGCATACTATTGCAAAAGAAAAACTACATGCCTTTTAACACTATTCAGGATGTTAGCCGTTCCCAAAGTCTTTTAGGAAAAATATTTTCAGTAGGCACTATAACATTATACAGTGCTTATGATGGAAAGGATTTGGAATTGAAGGATGTTTCCAGCCCTAAAAAGATTGAAGATATCATATTTGAGAATATAAGGGGAACCCATTTAAGATCTCGCAATTTTTATGATGATGATTTTAATTCCAATTTCAATCCAATAAGGCCAAATCAGGAACCTGGCCATTATAGGCGTATGGAGGATTTGGATGATTTGGAATTGGTCGATGCGAAAGAGCGTAAAAGACAACTTAGAGAAATAAGACGCCAAGCTAAACAATCCAGAAACAATCCAAATTATAACTCAAATTATAATTCCAATTATAATTCTCCTTATGGTTCCAATGATTCCTATTTTGATGATTATAATAGTTATAATGATTATGGTAGCTATGATTATGATAATTATTCAAGAGATAGGAACTATAGAGAAAGCAGGGCTCCTAGGGATAATTTCAATAATCAATATGATTCAAGAAGAAGGCCTGATTCACATCATCATCAGTATTCAGGAGCTATTAAAGATTCCTATTCAAGAAATCCTGATAAATACTTTGCAAATAATTATGAGGAATTCCATCAAAATAATTTAGATGCCCAAAGGGATTATAATGACCACATTCAAGGTGGAAATCAATATGCTAAGGATTATAATCAAGAGGCTCCAAAGACAGAACAGAAGTCCAAAGGTCTTTCCAGATTCAATCCATTTTCAAGCAATAAGAATGATGAGGATGTTTATGGAAATATATCTGATGCAGAGTTTGATACCACTATAAATCAGGCTATGCAGGATATGGGAGATAACCTTAAATTCAAACCATCTAATGATAATCGCTTTAGAGATAATCATAATCAATCTTATGGCTCTAGGGGATATGATAGGGGCTATGAAAATGGGCAAGGCAGGAATTATGATATGAATTATGATGGTTATGATGATAGATTCTATGATGACTTCTCTGATAGCCATTATAATGATAATTCTCAAAGATTCCATGATTCTAGACCTTTAAGAGATGATTACAATAATTCCAATCATTATGATAATCGTCATGAGAGCTTTAATCAAAGGGATTATAGGCAAAATGAGAATTTTAATGATAATTATAGGGGATCTAATTCAAGAAATCCAAATTATGGTTCCAATTCCCCACATTATGATGCAAATCATACCAGGTCATACTCTGGTGATGGTGAGATAGATTATAAATATAGAAGTCCTAGAGAATCAAGAAAAAGATCTGGACGTAATTCAAGTTCTCACTATGATAATTATAATCATTATAGGGATGAATCTGAGGGGGAAGCATCTGGAAAGGATAAAAAGAATAAAACTTCAGATGATCTCTTTGAAAAGCATTCCAGAAAATTCAGGAGATAATTTTCCATTAATTATCAATTTTTAATTAATTTAATTAATTCATTTCATTTTTAATATTTTTTATTTTATCTTTTATTAAGCTCTTTTATTTCAACTATGTGGGTTAACTATGAGTTTTGATTATGATGTCACTATCATTGGAGCAGGTCCGATTGGTTCAACTTTAGCATATGAATTATCTAAAGAAGATATTAACGTCTGTCTAATAGATAAGAAGAAAGTAATAGGATTGCCATTGCAATGTGCCGGCATAATCAATAAAAAAGTGTTGGACATCAATCAATTTCCAGAGGAATTAATATTAAATAAAGTCAAAGGTGCTATTTTACACAGTAAAACTCATTCATTATCTGTATCTAAAGAGGAAGACCAAGCAATAATTATTGATAGGGTTGCATTGGATCAATTCTTATACAACAGGGCTATTGATAATGGTGCTCATTCCTATTTGTCCTCTAAGGTTCTAGCTATTGATTTTAATGAAGGAAAAGTTTCATTTCAAAGGGAATCAACTGAAAAAACCATTAAATCAAAGATTATTGTTGGTGCAGATGGGCCTCTTTCCATTGTTTCTTCTGCATTTGGCAATGATTTGAAATTTTATTGTGCAAGCCAATATTTGGTGAAGGTTGATGAGGATAATGATCAAATGTCATTTGTAGATTTATATGCCTATGGAGATTTATTTCCCGGTTTCATATGGCAAATTCCAGTGAATAAAAATACTTATAGGATAGGTATGTTCTCCACATATGATTATAAAAGGCAAAATGAGATTTTAGATGATTTCTTAGAAAATGATTTCAGATACAATGATTATGAAATAATTGAAAAGTACAAGGGCAAGATTCCTATTTACAATAAGAATAATAAATTGTTTAAAAATAGGGGTTTGCTTATTGGTGATGCTGCTTCACAGATTAAGCCAACTACTGGTGGAGGGCTTTTGATAGGTTTTGAAGCGGTTGAGATGGCTAAAAAGGCTATTGTTAAAGCGTTGAATTCAGAAGATTTCAATTCCATAAACCATGAAAAGGAGACTAATGATGACAGCAAGATATTACAGGATAGTCTCAAATCTTATCAAAAGGATTTTGAAAAAAGATTCCTAAAGGAATTTTCATATCAGTTTAAGGTTCAAAAGACATTATGCACATTATCAGATGAAGATTTGGATTATTTCTTTGAAAAGCTAAAAGAAAAGGAAGCCGATAAATTGATATCTGAATATGGAGATATGGATAATCAATCAATACTTGTTAAGGAATTCTTGAAAAGAGGTTTGGTTCTATCATTGTTACCAGCCATTCATAAAAAGGAATTGGCTAAGATTTGGTTATTATAATGCTTATTATTTGATTAAAAATTAATGTATGATTATTAAAAAATTTATTATTTGATTAAAAATTAATCTATGATTATTAAAATATGTATTATTTGATTTAAAATTGGAGATAAAAAATGGATTTATTGTTAATCTTATCACAGGAACATGACAAATTACCATTGGCTGAACTTAGAGCCGTATTGGAAATTGAGGAAATAGAGACAGAAATGGAAATTGTTTGTCCGGGATTGGTTATTTTAAGAAATCTTGAAGAAGATGTTTTTGATGATTATTATAGAATCTTCGTTAGAAGGTTAGGTTATACTCATGAGGTTCATCAATTGATTGATGAATGTGATTATGAAGATTTGGACAGTGCTGTTAAAGCTATTGACTGGTCAGAATTTGTTGATGAGAACTTTGCAGTTAGAGTAAAAAGATTCAATACTGAAATAGATACGGTGGCTACTGAAAGAAGAGTAGGTCATTTGATTCTAACAAACACTGAAAATATTTCAGTTAACCTATCAAACCCAAAATCATTTATCAGAGTTGTAGCTCATCAAAGTCATGTTTATCTTTGCTTTGGAAAATATCAACTTAATAAGAAGTATTTTGAAGAAATGAAACCTCATAAAAGACCATTTTTCCATCCAGGTTGCATGAGCCCTAAACTTGCTAGATGTATGGCTAATTTAGCTAGGGTTAAAGAGGGGGATGTTGTGCTTGATCCTTTCTGTGGTACTGGAGGAATCCTTATTGAAGCAGGTCTTATTGGATGTAAGGTAATCGGTTGTGACATTGATTGGAAGATGAAAAAAGGAACTGCAACCAATTTGGAATATGCAGGAATCACAGACTATAAGACTCATGTAGTTGATGTCCGTGAACTTGAAATGTATGAAGAGGTTGATGCAGTTGTAACAGATCCTCCTTATGGAATTTCCACAACCACTTGTGGTGAAGGTGCCTCTGGTATTTTCAGTGAATTCTTGCAATCAATTGAACACAGTATGAAGAAAGATGCACTTTTAGTGATGGCTAGTCCACATACATTAGATATCGATTCACTGCTCAATGATGTAGGTTTCATATTATTGGAAAGGTATGAGATTAAAATGCATAGAAGTTTAACTCGTATCATTTCTGTGATAGCTAAAATTCATTAAATTGAATCATTTTATTTTTTTAATTAATAATTAGTTTACTATGTAGATAACATAGTAAACATTTTTTATTTTATTCTATTTTTTCTTTTTTTCCTAAATTTTTAATTATTTTTTCTTTCAAATTTTATTTTTATTTTTTTAGTTTTATTTTTTATTTTTAATTTTTTATACTATAAGAACACAATATATTCTTATGGAAATCAATAAGAATATTGAGTCAATAATCGGAGATCCGAAAAAAGCAATTAATAGGCTGGCTTATCCTACAATATTGTCTATGCTATTGATGTATGCAAATAACCTAATTGACAGTATGTGGGTAAGTGGACTTGGCTCTGGACCACTTGCCGCTTTAGGATTCATGTCTCCATTGTACTTGGTTATTATTGGTTTTGGTGTGGGGATTGGTGCAGGTGCCAATTCTTTGATTTCACGATTGATTGGTGCCAAACAATATGGGGAATCCAATAATGCAGCTATTCACAGTATTGTACTTGCATCAATAGTATCCATTCTTATTTTGTTGATTGGAGTTTTCTTTTTAAGGGATTTGCTTATTCTCTTTGGAGCCAGTGAAGTAATTGATTTTGCAATGGACTATGGGATGATTATCTTTTTAACTAGTTATATTATACTCTTTCCAGCAGTGGTTTCAAGTCTTTTTAGAGCAGAAGGGGATATTAGAAGATCGGCGGTGCCTTTGGTTGTCAATGCAATATTGAATATGGTAATGGATCCTATTTTTATTTATTACTTTAATTGGGGCATTAAGGGAGCAGCTATTGCAACAGTGTTGTCTACACTTGCAAACTTGCTTATGATGCTTTATTGGTATTTTATTAAAAGGGACACTTTCATAAAATTAAGCTTAAAGTATTATCATAGAAAAATGGAAATATATAAGGAAATCCTTTTGGTAAGCTTGCCTGCAAGCTGTGAAGAGGTGATTTATTCAATTGTAGCTATTTGCTTCAATTATTTGATTTTCATAACTGCTGGTACAATGGAAGTTGCTATTTTTACAGTTGTATGGAGATTTGTTTCCATTGGATTCCTGCCATGCATAGCTATTGGGGTCTCTACAATAACAGTTTCAGGAATTGCATATGGGGCTAGAAATTATGAAAACTTCAAGACAACAATAAACTATTCAACTTTCATCAGTTTTATTATAACCTTGATAATTTGCGCTATATTCTTTGTCTTTGCATATCCGATTTCAGAGGGATTCAATTTCATAAATGGAAATCCTCAAATGATTTCAAGAACTGCAGAGGTTCTTAGGATAATGGTTTTCTATAATCTTTTCATTCCATTTGGAGCAACTGCAGCATATGTTTATCAGGGTGTAGGTTCTGGATTCAAGTCATTGGCATTGACAATTTTAAGAGAATTGATTTTAAGCGTTTTCTTTGCTTATATCTTTGCAATTCCGCTTAAAATGGGAATATTTGGAGTTTATTTAGGTGCAATAATAGGTATGGTCTTAGGTTCTTTCATTGGATTTGTGTGCATAAAACTCTATGAGAGAAGCTTTAAAAAAGTGTGTGAAAAAACAGTTGTGTAAAAATAGAAAATTTATTTAAAATATAAAAAAAGTAAAAAAAGTAAAAGTTGGTAAATGTTTTACAAAAAGTTCAAAAGCTTGAACTAGTGTAAACCACAGCCAACACATTCATGTGCAGGAATACCGATTTCCTGTTCTTCATCGACTATTTCTTGTTTTAATTCTTGAACAGTCACTGAAATAAAGGAATATTCAGGTTTTTCAATGATTGGAGAAATTCCCTTAAAGTAGCAGTGGATATTTCCAGTGCATGCAATGTCAATGAGAATTGGTTCAGGGATTTTAAATCCTTTAAAGTATGATTCAATTTCGTTGATTTGATCTTTAGGAACTCTGAGGTTAAAAGACATCATTCCATCTTCTTTTGTTCTGATTCCAACGTGTGCTTGATTAACTAATAATTCGTTTCCGTATTCTTGTTTAAATATTACGCAGTCTTCTCTATTTACCATACTAGTCCCTCCATTTATTTCAGTATAATGTAAATTAAAGTTTTTATTAATTAGTTTATTATTATTGTTTTATTTAATATAAACTTTTTTATAAAAATCATTTTAAATTTTAATTTTCTTGTTGAAATTCCATGAAATTTTCCTTTATTTTCAAAAAATATAACCATATCAAGTCTTTATTTCAATATCGCTTGAATAATATTCTTAATTTAGTTAATAAAGCAAAATCTCTTAATTTTATTATTTTTTTATAGTTTCTAAGTGGTTTTTACCATAATATTTATATTAGTTTAATTACAAATCTATTGAATGCTATGTATTATATAATTATTTATATAATAATATGAAATTAAAGAGATTATGTAAAATTTATATAAATATGGCATTTAGAAAAAAATTAATGTACAAATTGAATTTATTTAAAAAACAAAAATCAAAAGATGGTTAAAATGAGTGACGTAAACAAAGATATCGGAATGAGGATTAGAGAATTAAGAGAATTGTCCGATATTACAACAGAAGAATTGATGTAGACGAAGAAACTTATATTTCATATGAAAATGGTATTATTGACATTCCAGCTAGTTTCTTATACCAAATTGCACAGATTTTCAATGTTGATTTAGCTTTGATTCTTACTGGTGAAGAAACTCGTATGACTTATTTTGATGTAACAAGAGCAGATAAAGGTTTTGCTGTTGACAGAAGGAAAGAATATAAGTATGAAAACTTATGTAAGAAATTTGTTCATAAAAAAGCTGAAATGTTTATTGTAACTGTTGATCCTAAAGAAGATGCTATTCCTTCTTTGAATTCACATGCCGGTCAGGAATTTAACTATATTCTTGAAGGAACCGTTAAAATATTCATTAAAGACAATGAGATTATTTTAAACGAAGGAGATTCTATATTCTTTGATGCAACTTGTGAACATGCAATGATTGCTTTAAATGATGAAAAAGCTAAATTTTTAGCTGTAATCATGTAATTGAAATAGAATATTTAATGAATATTTGACTGAGCATATTGAAAAAAATTATATTTAAATAATGAATATTTGACAGAAAAATTTACAATAAAATAAGAAGGATTAATGGCTATATTCAAGGGGAATATTAGCTTAGATTAAAATAGAGTGATAAAATGACATCTTTAATAGGAAACTTTGTAAACAGAGTTGATTTTAAATCGTACAAGGATTTTTACGATAATTTTGAATTTAATGTACCAAAGGACTTTAACTTTGGTTTTGATGTAGTGGACGAATATGCAAGAATAGACCCAGAAAAGCTTGCATTAATCTGGTGTGATGATAACGAGAAAAGGGTGTTTACCTTTTTGGATATGAAAAAATTATCCAATAAGGCTGCAAACCTCTTCAAATCACAAGGAATTAACAAAGGGGATGCAGTATTGCTTACCTTGAAAAACAGGTATGAATTCTGGATCTGCATGACTGCACTTCACAAAATCGGTGCAATAGCTATTCCAACCACTCACATGGTAAAGCTTCATGATATTATATATAGAGTGGAAAATGCAAGCATTAAGATGGTTGTCTCTGTTGAAGAGGACCAATTGATTCCAGATTATGAAGCTTGTGAACAAGAGTTAGGCATTGAGCTTAAGAAGGCTCTCGTAGGAAATATCAATAAGGAAGGTTGGTTAAACTTTGATGAGGAACTTGCTAAAATGAGTGATGAGTTTGAAAGGCCAACTGGAGAAGATGCAACTCACGAGGATGAGACTTTCCTCATTTATTTCTCAAGCGGTACTACTGGAAACCCTAAAATGGTTGCACATGCTCACACTTATGCAATTGGACACTTAATTACTGCTAAATACTGGCATAATGTTGTAGAAGACGGTGTTCACCACACATCTGCTGATACCGGATGGGGTAAAGCAGTATGGGGTAACTACTACGGTCAATGGATTTCAGGTTCTGCAGTATTTGTTTACGATTATGTAAGATTCAATGGTTTGGATTTAATGGAAAAGATCATTGAAAACAATGTAAACACTTTCTGTGCACCTCCAACAATCTACAGATTCTTGATTAAGGAAGACTTATCCCAATTTGACTTTTCAAATGTCCAATATGCAACTACTGCTGGAGAGCCATTGCCTCCGGAAGTATTTAAAAGATTCAAGGAATTCACTGGATTGGAAATTAAAGAAGGATTCGGTCAAACTGAAACCACTCTTTCATTGGCTACATTCATTTGGATGGAATCTAAAACAGGTTCTGTAGGAAAACCATCCCCTGCATTTAAAGTAACCCTTTTAGACTCTGACCACAATACTGTAGATATCGGTTCTGAAGGAGAAATCTGTTTTGATATAACTGGCGAAAGATCTGTAGGTTTATTTAAGGAATATTACAGAAACCAAGAGAAGACTGATGAAGTGTGCCATGATGGTTATTACCACTGTGGAGACACTGCATATGTTGATGAAGACGGTTATTACACATTTGTTGGTAGAAATGATGATATAATCAAGTCTTCAGGTTATCGTATTGGACCGTACGAAGTGGAAAATGCAGTAATTTCCCACCCTTCAGTATTGGAATGTGCAATTACTGGTGTTCCTGATGAATTGAGAGGCCAAATTGTTAAGGCAACAATCGTTCTTGCAAAGGGATTCGAGCCAAGTGAAGAGCTTAAAAAGGACATTCAGAATCATGTAAAGCATGAAACCGCTCCTTATAAGTATCCAAGAATGATTGAGTTTGTTGAAGAATTGCCTAAAACAATCAGTGGTAAGATTCAAAGAAAGATAATCAGAACTGAAGATGAGAATAAACTTAAATAATTATTTTTCTCTTCTTATTATTTTTTTTAAACTTTTCAATTAATAATCAGATTAAGTTTAAAAATCAATAATCAATCTTATTAAATTATACAATTTCAAAAAATTAAAAAATTAAATTTATTATAGGATAGTGAATAAATGAATGTAAATCAAATTAAACCATATCCTGTCATTAGCAAAAACAATTGTAAGGCATGTTTAAGATGTATAAGCGCTTGCAAAGAGGAATGCCTTAAATTAAGTGAAGAGATTAATGATAGTGGATATCAATATGCAGAATATACTGGAGAAGGCTGTATTGGTTGTGGAGATTGTTATTACACTTGTCCTGAACCATTAGCTATTGAAGTTCATATTCCTAGAAGGACTAGAAAACCTAAAGGAGATGCTTAAATGAGTAACCAAATTGTAAAAGGAAATACCGCTGTAATCATTGGAGCATTATATGCTGGTTGTGATTGTTTCTTTGGCTATCCAATCACCCCTGCAAGTGAGATTCTCCATGAGGCATCCAAATATTTCCCAATGGTAGGAAGAAAATTTGTACAGGCTGAAAGTGAAGAGGCTTCTGTAAACATGATCTATGGTGGAGCTTCAACTGGTCACAGAGTTATGAGTGCATCATCTGGGCCTGGAATCAGCTTAATGCAAGAAGGATTCACCTTTTTAGCTGGTGCAGAATTGCCTGCAGTTATTGTAGATGTAATGAGAGCAGGTCCTGGTTTAGGTAATATCGGTCCTGAACAAGGAGATTATAATCAAATAGTAAAAGGTGGAGGTCATGGAAACTATAGGAATATAGTATTGGCACCTAACAGCGTTCAGGAAATGTGTGACTTCACCATGAAGGCATTTGAGCTTTCAAACAAATACAGAAACCCTGTTGTAGTGCTTGCTGATGCTGTATTAGGTCAAATGGCTGAACCTTTAAGATTCCCTAAGGAGGCAATTGAACCTAAGATTGATGAATCATGGGCTGTAAGGGGAAATAAGGAAACCATGAACAATTTAGTAACTTCCATTTTCCTTGACTTCAATCAATTAGAGGATTTCAACTTCCAAATTCAAGAAAAGTATGAAACCATCAGGCAAAATGAAGTTGTCTATGAGGAGTATATGGTTGAAGATGCTGAAATTGTAATTGTAGCTTACGGAACAAGCAGCAGATTATCCAGAACTGCTGTTGATGTTGCAAGAGAAAAAGGCATTAAATTAGGTCTCTTAAGACCAATCACCTTATTCCCATTCCCAGAGAAAAGAATTAAGGAATTGGCAGATAAAGGTGTTCAATTTGTTTCTGTTGAAATGAGTAACGGTCAATTAAGAGAAGATGTTAAGGCAGCAGCTAATTACGATGATGTCCATTTGGTAAACAGAATGGGTGGAAATGTAATTGAGCTTAAGGATATTCTTAATGAAATCTATAAGATGGTAGGAAGTGATGAACGTCACAAGGTTCAAAGTGACGAAAAGGATTATGATGCAAGCTACCTAAATGATAAGGAATATCAGGAAGAATTAGACAATGATAACTATTATAATCATAGGGTTGTAGATTAGGGAGGTGAAAGTATGGATAATATTAAAGTAACTGATGAAAACACTGAAAAAGTTCAAATGACTGAAATCGAAGAAAAAGTTATTAAAAAGCCAGAATCCTTATATGACAGCTTCCCTAGAAAAGGAAATGACATTTACAATACTCATTACTGCGCTGGTTGCGGTCATGGTATTTTACATAAATTGATTGCAGAAGTGATGGATGAATTGGATATCCAAGAAAGATCCGTAATGATTTCTCCTGTAGGATGTGCTGTATTCGGTTATTACTACTTCAATTGTGGAAATGTACAGACTGCACACGGAAGAGCTCCTGCAGTTG contains:
- a CDS encoding 3-methyl-2-oxobutanoate dehydrogenase subunit VorB, whose amino-acid sequence is MSNQIVKGNTAVIIGALYAGCDCFFGYPITPASEILHEASKYFPMVGRKFVQAESEEASVNMIYGGASTGHRVMSASSGPGISLMQEGFTFLAGAELPAVIVDVMRAGPGLGNIGPEQGDYNQIVKGGGHGNYRNIVLAPNSVQEMCDFTMKAFELSNKYRNPVVVLADAVLGQMAEPLRFPKEAIEPKIDESWAVRGNKETMNNLVTSIFLDFNQLEDFNFQIQEKYETIRQNEVVYEEYMVEDAEIVIVAYGTSSRLSRTAVDVAREKGIKLGLLRPITLFPFPEKRIKELADKGVQFVSVEMSNGQLREDVKAAANYDDVHLVNRMGGNVIELKDILNEIYKMVGSDERHKVQSDEKDYDASYLNDKEYQEELDNDNYYNHRVVD